Proteins from a single region of Syngnathus scovelli strain Florida chromosome 7, RoL_Ssco_1.2, whole genome shotgun sequence:
- the tbcb gene encoding tubulin-folding cofactor B isoform X1: MDGSVKVITNPTVNVRLTTTISSFEVNRRFDRGITIAELKGKLEMVVGALASSMDLELFSTSDQLLQKMDNDNALLGSYPVDDNCRIHVIDRSGGQLGEFSDVTQVEKFALSDDAYEQRAGFVLSALESARSFMKKQSLGRYNEEEMAKKKAENIAKEKEQKKAAEAISVGSRCQVQVPGQPTKLGTVMFVGTTDFKPGYWVGVKYDEPLGKHDGSCNGKRYFECEKNYGAFVKPLNVVVGDFPEEDYGLDEM; this comes from the exons ATGGATGGTTCAGTAAAGGTTATTACCAATCCCACTGTCAATGTGCGCCTTACGACCACCATATCCTCCTTTGAGGTGAACCGAAGGTTTGATCGAGGCATCACCATCGCAGAGCTGAAG GGCAAACTGGAGATGGTGGTGGGTGCTCTTGCCTCCAGCATGGACCTGGAGTTGTTCAGCACGTCGGACCAATTGTTGCAGAAGATGGACAACGACAACGCTTTACTGGGCTCTTATCCTGTGGATGACAACTGCAGAATACAT GTTATTGATCGAAGTGGGGGCCAGTTGGGAGAGTTTAGCGATGTCACCCAAGTGGAGAAATTTGCTCTGTCAGACGATGCTTATGAACAGAGAGCAG GGTTTGTTCTCTCCGCTTTAGAGTCGGCAAGATCCTTCATGAAGAAGCAGTCCCTCGGCCGTTATAATGAGGAAGAGATGGCCAAGAAGAAAGCCGAGAACATCGCAAAGGAGAAGGAACAGAAGAAGGCGGCTGAAGCCATTTCTGTGGGCAGCCGATGCCAAGTCCAAGTCCCTGGGCAGCCCACAAAGCTTGGCACGGTCATGTTTGTTG GCACCACTGATTTCAAGCCAGGCTATTGGGTGGGTGTCAAGTACGACGAGCCGTTGGGGAAGCACGATGGCAG TTGCAATGGGAAGCGCTACTTTGAGTGTGAGAAGAACTACGGGGCGTTCGTGAAGCCACTGAATGTGGTTGTGGGAGACTTTCCAGAGGAGGATTATGGTTTAGATGAGATGTAG
- the six5 gene encoding homeobox protein SIX5, which produces MASLSLESTEQSDNSAEEPTAAEDEKDADQVAERLLQTFQLSAVSFSTEQVSCLCEALLQAGNVDRLWRFLSTIHPSSELLRGNETLLKAQALVAFHREHFKELYALLESHDFQPSNHVFLQDLYLRARYKEAERSRGRSLGAVDKYRLRKKFPLPKTIWDGEETVYCFKEKSRNALKECYKSNRYPTPDEKKNLAKVTGLSLTQVSNWFKNRRQRDRTPPGTHCKSESDGNHSSEDEASAMDETPDKAEEPAAAAKASVISLSAVNCASAGQLIVNGSGGFLTASQPILFNGNSLISGTGAGVIINGLSLGDGQKVTLSQVASSPLIVNGAQVLGKPEGPQQAVSLVDQQVLPIVTKANSLPAVVLNSHASPVSNPTSVITLPVQSKSQSSNAMDFIAVPEDVIKQESSKPACSSSSPSPPTSLPSLVLAQTPQCQEALPISSSALPLSSQQGEYIVFASSASQINPSSSLVNSSNSTPQVFSLPQVVPSIQGIPVSQLVQHSSIAQMPQRPQLVPVSSLTSPAINFQGLPTMTRQLDASTPLADGSTTIVSISQVPSTPLPQVTRQLGAQTINSSPTKLQTPQVISISSPTQVVPVPQAKSTAPAKLVPLSVPQLVPVSSIQTSSTISFPQVVPASPSLSMPSAGMPMQILASAPGGINQTPLRLNQLRPIQSVGPPTNVNPGMHLLNSGIIQLPSAPQGNLLLSGSPYLSVQQGKLILTIPAGFQLTSLPLKPVPDPSPLPANGMNLGLTATNIPVTSQLSTTPDQPTNILATSPLNFLNPPTPYYTTETVSAATQTTTVSSSTTLDQSVAPTTPNALSPESMLTLSPMYGGGVTTNMQLSQPAWSPLPLSASAGLTLFDGRGKGDLAVDPALLGLPGGEALLLGSTSPEQDTSSPLGHTEDMDGETKILTQLQSVPVDDDLGL; this is translated from the exons ATGGCTTCCTTGTCTCTGGAGTCCACAGAACAATCCGACAATAGCGCAGAGGAGCCCACCGCCGCGGAGGACGAGAAAGACGCGGACCAAGTAGCCGAACGCCTGCTTCAAACTTTCCAGCTCTCCGCGGTGAGTTTTTCCACGGAGCAGGTTTCGTGTCTGTGCGAGGCCCTCCTGCAGGCGGGCAATGTGGATCGCCTGTGGAGATTCCTCTCTACCATCCATCCCTCGTCCGAGCTGCTACGTGGCAACGAGACCCTGCTCAAGGCCCAGGCTCTGGTGGCGTTCCACAGGGAACACTTTAAGGAGCTATACGCGTTGCTGGAGAGCCACGACTTCCAGCCGTCCAACCACGTCTTCCTGCAGGATCTCTACCTGAGAGCCCGCTACAAGGAGGCAGAGAGGTCCCGCGGCCGCAGCCTAGGCGCCGTGGACAAGTACCGACTCAGGAAAAAGTTTCCACTGCCAAAGACCATCTGGGACGGCGAAGAGACGGTCTACTGCTTCAAGGAGAAATCTCGCAACGCCCTGAAGGAGTGCTACAAAAGCAACAGGTATCCCACTCCGGACGAGAAGAAGAACCTGGCCAAAGTCACCGGGTTGTCCCTGACGCAGGTCAGCAACTGGTTCAAGAACCGGCGGCAGAGGGACAGAACCCCGCCTGGGACGCACTGCAAGAG tgagtctgATGGAAACCACAGCAGTGAGGATGAGGCAAGCGCTATGGATGAAACCCCAGACAAAGCGGAggagcccgccgccgccgccaaggCCTCAGTCATCTCGCTCTCAGCGGTCAACTGCGCCTCGGCGGGTCAGCTGATCGTCAACGGCTCTGGCGGCTTCCTCACAGCTTCCCAACCGATACTGTTCAATGGAAACTCCCTCATCTCCGGTACCGGCGCTGGTGTCATCATCAACGGGCTGAGCTTGGGAGATGGCCAGAAAGTCACCCTGAGTCAAGTAGCCAGCTCCCCTTTGATAGTAAACGGGGCTCAGGTTCTAGGCAAACCAGAGGGTCCGCAGCAAGCGGTGTCCTTGGTAGATCAGCAGGTTTTGCCCATAGTCACTAAAGCAAACAGTCTTCCAGCAGTTGTCCTTAACAGTCACGCTTCACCGGTCTCCAACCCAACATCAGTCATCACTCTTCCCGTGCAATCCAAGAGCCAAAGTAGCAATGCGATGGATTTTATCGCCGTGCCAGAAGACGTGATAAAACAAGAAAGTAGTAAGCCAGCTTGCTCCTCTTCGTCACCTTCACCGCCAACCAGCCTTCCTTCGCTGGTTCTTGCACAAACCCCCCAGTGCCAGGAGGCCTTGCCCATCTCTAGCTCTGCCTTGCCCCTCTCAAGTCAGCAAGGTGAATATATCGTCTTCGCCAGTTCAGCCTCTCAGATAAACCCTTCGAGCTCGCTGGTCAACTCCAGTAACTCAACCCCTCAGGTGTTCTCCTTGCCCCAGGTTGTGCCTTCCATTCAGGGTATCCCGGTATCCCAGTTGGTTCAGCACTCCTCCATAGCACAGATGCCCCAACGTCCTCAGCTAGTCCCAGTTTCTTCTCTCACATCACCCGCTATCAACTTCCAAGGCCTTCCCACAATGACCAGGCAGCTGGATGCTTCTACACCCTTAGCTGACGGTTCCACAACCATCGTGTCAATCTCACAGGTACCTAGTACTCCTCTCCCACAAGTGACCCGGCAACTTGGGGCCCAAACCATCAACTCCTCCCCCACGAAACTCCAGACGCCACAGGTCATTTCTATCTCCTCCCCAACACAAGTGGTTCCAGTACCGCAAGCAAAATCCACTGCACCAGCCAAGTTAGTCCCCCTATCCGTCCCCCAGCTGGTGCCGGTCTCATCCATCCAGACATCTTCCACCATCTCGTTCCCCCAGGTGGTTCCTGCCAGTCCCTCTCTGTCCATGCCCTCAGCCGGAATGCCTATGCAGATCCTGGCTTCAGCGCCGGGTGGAATCAATCAAACTCCTCTCAGGCTAAACCAACTGAGACCGATTCAGAGTGTGGGCCCACCAACCAACGTGAATCCTGGTATGCATCTGCTCAATTCTGGGATCATTCAGCTACCTTCTGCACCTCAAG GTAACCTTCTTCTGAGTGGAAGCCCTTACTTGAGTGTCCAGCAAGGGAAGCTGATTCTGACCATTCCGGCTGGCTTTCAACTTACTAGTTTGCCTTTGAAACCAGTTCCTGACCCTTCCCCCCTTCCAGCCAATGGTATGAACCTTGGTCTAACAGCAACAAACATCCCTGTAACGTCCCAGCTTTCAACTACCCCGGATCAGCCCACCAACATCCTCGCAACGTCTCCTCTGAACTTCCTCAATCCGCCCACCCCGTACTACACCACAGAGACTGTAAGTGCAGCCACCCAGACGACCACAGTTTCCTCTTCGACCACGCTAGACCAATCAGTCGCCCCTACCACGCCAAATGCTCTCTCGCCGGAGAGCATGCTTACCCTCAGTCCCATGTACGGAGGGGGGGTGACGACTAACATGCAGTTGTCCCAGCCGGCCTGGAGCCCGCTACCTCTTTCTGCCTCAGCCGGTCTGACTCTCTTTGACGGACGAGGGAAGGGGGACCTAGCTGTTGATCCAGCTCTGTTGGGTCTACCGGGTGGGGAGGCGCTGCTTCTGGGGAGTACGTCTCCGGAGCAGGATACCAGCTCCCCACTAGGGCATACCGAAGACATGGACGGGGAGACCAAGATTCTGACTCAGCTTCAGTCGGTCCCTGTGGATGATGATCTGGGCTTGTAG
- the tbcb gene encoding tubulin-folding cofactor B isoform X2, whose amino-acid sequence MDGSVKVITNPTVNVRLTTTISSFEVNRRFDRGITIAELKGKLEMVVGALASSMDLELFSTSDQLLQKMDNDNALLGSYPVDDNCRIHVIDRSGGQLGEFSDVTQVEKFALSDDAYEQRAESARSFMKKQSLGRYNEEEMAKKKAENIAKEKEQKKAAEAISVGSRCQVQVPGQPTKLGTVMFVGTTDFKPGYWVGVKYDEPLGKHDGSCNGKRYFECEKNYGAFVKPLNVVVGDFPEEDYGLDEM is encoded by the exons ATGGATGGTTCAGTAAAGGTTATTACCAATCCCACTGTCAATGTGCGCCTTACGACCACCATATCCTCCTTTGAGGTGAACCGAAGGTTTGATCGAGGCATCACCATCGCAGAGCTGAAG GGCAAACTGGAGATGGTGGTGGGTGCTCTTGCCTCCAGCATGGACCTGGAGTTGTTCAGCACGTCGGACCAATTGTTGCAGAAGATGGACAACGACAACGCTTTACTGGGCTCTTATCCTGTGGATGACAACTGCAGAATACAT GTTATTGATCGAAGTGGGGGCCAGTTGGGAGAGTTTAGCGATGTCACCCAAGTGGAGAAATTTGCTCTGTCAGACGATGCTTATGAACAGAGAGCAG AGTCGGCAAGATCCTTCATGAAGAAGCAGTCCCTCGGCCGTTATAATGAGGAAGAGATGGCCAAGAAGAAAGCCGAGAACATCGCAAAGGAGAAGGAACAGAAGAAGGCGGCTGAAGCCATTTCTGTGGGCAGCCGATGCCAAGTCCAAGTCCCTGGGCAGCCCACAAAGCTTGGCACGGTCATGTTTGTTG GCACCACTGATTTCAAGCCAGGCTATTGGGTGGGTGTCAAGTACGACGAGCCGTTGGGGAAGCACGATGGCAG TTGCAATGGGAAGCGCTACTTTGAGTGTGAGAAGAACTACGGGGCGTTCGTGAAGCCACTGAATGTGGTTGTGGGAGACTTTCCAGAGGAGGATTATGGTTTAGATGAGATGTAG
- the clptm1 gene encoding putative lipid scramblase CLPTM1 yields MATQESQATKEAVSNGEVSSNGSAATTDGQIVQTTENAQDPQQQQQQQQQQAPNAWQVIKGVLFRIFIIWAISSWFRRGPSTPDPNTAAGAPRVPSRNLFTKDTLMDLYVYISQDEVFTDFNNTDSLFWFHRDLVYGDWSTGDDGDGCYEHYKEMAIPEAVQQNGSLYIHVYFTKSGLHPDPKRKGQYRRLATVHASRMLNKFKRRKFMKTKNLLTGETEADPEMIKRAESHGPVEIISHWHPNLTINMVDDHTAWVKGSVPPPLDQHVKFDAVSGDYYPIVYFNDYWNLQKDYYPINDSLSTLPLRLNYCPLSLWRWQLYAAQNARSLWNFLPEDTYEQSDEDQDSVKVALLETNPYLLGLTIVVSIVHSIFEFLAFKNDIQFWNSRQSLEGLSVRSIIFGVFQSLVVLLYILDNETNFVVQVSVFIGLLIDFWKITKVMDIKLDRENKIAGLFPRLVFKDKSTYVQSSTKIYDDMAFKYLSWLLYPLFGCYAIYSLLYVEHKGWYSWVLSMLYGFLLTFGFITMTPQLFINYKMKSVAHLPWRMLTYKALNTFIDDLFAFVIKMPMMYRIGCLRDDVVFFIYLYQRWIYRVDPNRVNEYGTSGVEQPQQNNTAEAAGDAQAAAITDKPDKEKKNE; encoded by the exons ATGGCGACGCAGGAGAGCCAAGCGACTAAAGAAGCCGTCAGCAATGGCGAG GTTAGCAGTAATGGAAGTGCTGCAACAACAGACGGCCAGATTGTGCAGACGACCGAAAATGCACAGGACccccagcagcagcaacagcagcaacaacaacaagcacCTAATGCCTGGCAGGTCATTAAAGGAGTGCTCTTCAG AATTTTTATCATCTGGGCCATCAGTAGCTGGTTCCGTCGAGGGCCGTCCACTCCAGACCCCAACACAGCGGCTGGAGCACCCAGAGTACCCAGCAGGAACCTTTTCACTAAGGACACCCTCAtg GACCTGTATGTTTACATCTCTCAAGACGAGGTGTTCACCGACTTCAACAACACCGATTCTCTCTTCTGGTTCCACCGCGACCTCGTCTACGGAGACTGGTCCACGGGGGACGATGGGGACGGCTGCTATGAGCACTATAAGGAGATGGCTATCCCCGAG GCGGTGCAGCAGAACGGCTCCCTCTATATTCACGTCTATTTCACGAAGAGTGGACTGCACCCGGACCCAAAGCGCAAAGGGCAGTATCGCAGACTGGCGACTGTTCATGCCTCGCGAA TGCTAAACAAATTCAAGCGGAGGAAGTTCATGAAGACCAAGAATCTACTCACAGGGGAGACGGAAGCAGATCCAGAGATGATCAAG CGGGCAGAGAGCCACGGTCCAGTGGAAATCATCTCTCACTGGCACCCCAACCTCACCATCAACATGGTGGATGACCACACGGCTTGGGTGAAAGGCTCCGTCCCACCCCCGCTGGACCAGC ATGTAAAGTTTGATGCGGTGAGCGGAGACTACTACCCGATAGTGTACTTCAATGACTACTGGAACCTTCAGAAGGACTACTACCCCATTAATGATAGCTTGAGCACACTGCCACTACGCCTCAACTACTGCCCGCTGTCCTTATGGCGCTGGCAGCTCTACGCTGCCCAGAATGCTCGCTCGTTGTGGAACTTCCTGCCTGAGGACACCTACGAGCAGTCTGATGAGGATCAGGACTCTGTCAAG GTGGCCCTACTGGAAACCAACCCCTACCTCCTCGGACTCACTATCGTGGTCTCCATCGTGCATAGCATCTTCGAGTTTCTGGCCTTTAAGAACG ACATCCAATTCTGGAACAGCAGACAGTCATTGGAAGGCCTCTCTGTGCGCTCCATCATTTTCGGAGTGTTCCAGTCGCTGGTGGTGCTCCTCTACATTCTCGACAACGAGACCAACTTTGTGGTGCAGGTCAGCGTCTTCATCGGCCTTCTTATCGACTTCTGGAAAATCACCAAGGTCATGGATATCAAA TTGGACAGAGAGAATAAAATCGCAGGATTATTCCCGAGACTCGTGTTCAAAGACAAGTCCACATATGTGCAGTCTTCAACCAAAATCTATGACGAC ATGGCCTTCAAGTACTTGTCATGGCTGCTTTACCCTCTGTTTGGCTGCTACGCCATCTACAGCTTATTGTATGTGGAGCACAAAGGCTGGTACTCATGGGTACTAAGCATGCTCTACGGCTTCTTGCTAACCTTTG GCTTCATCACAATGACGCCGCAGCTATTCATCAACTACAAAATGAAATCAGTGGCCCACCTCCCGTGGAGGATGCTCACGTACAAGGCGCTGAATACATTCATCGATGACTTATTTGCCTTTGTCATCAAGATGCCCATGATGTACAGGATAGGATGCCTCAGAGACG ACGTGGTCTTTTTCATCTACCTGTACCAGCGCTGGATATATCGAGTGGACCCCAACAGGGTCAACGAGTACGGCACCAGCGGAGTGGAACAACCGCAGCAGAATAacacagcagaagcagcaggtGATGCCCAGGCGGCAGCCATCACAGACAAACCAGACAAGGAGAAAAAGAACGAATAA